Within the Candidatus Hydrogenedentota bacterium genome, the region GGTCCTGGAAAATGGCATGGAAGTTACCGGTGGCGGCGTGGCCACTTCGTCCCTGCTGTACCTTGCCCTGCCGATCGCCATGGGACTGTTGCTGCGCTTCACCAGGCTGTCGCTCAACTGGGCCACGGTCATCTTTCTGCCCCTCGTCGGTGTGTCGATCTGGATCGGACAATACATTCCCTTCGATCTGGCCCAGATCTTCGGCCTGAGCGAGGCGGGCGCGCGCAAGCTTTGGGATATTCTCCTCCTGGGCTATTGTTTTGCCGCCAGTATCGCGCCCGTGTGGTTGCTCTTGCAGCCCCGGGGCCATCTGGGTGGCTATTTTCTCTACCTGGCCCTCGGCGGCGGCATGCTCGGCCTGATCTTCGGCGGCGAGACCGCCCAGTACCCCGCGTTTATTGGCTGGAACGCCGGCAATGGCGATCCCCTCGCGCCGATCCTCTTCATCACCATCGCCTGCGGCGCCTGCTCCGGCTTCCACTCCATCATCGCCTCCGGCACCACGTCAAAGCAGCTCCGCAAAGAGACCGACGCCAAGGTCATCGGCTATGGCTCCATGATTCTTGAAGCCATGGTGGCCGTGGTGTCCCTTTGCTGCGTCATGATGCTCACGAAGGAAGTTGCGCAGGGCATGGGCACCAAGCCGAACTACATCTATGCCCAGGGCATCGGCTCCTTCCTCGAAACCATTGGCATTCCCGCCGCTTTCGGTATTTCCTTTGGCCTCCTCGCCTTCACCACCTTTGTTTACGATACCTTGGATGTCTGCACGCGCCTCGGTCGCTATATCATCCAGGAACTCACGGGCATGGAGAACGCCGCCGGACGCTGGCTCGGCACGGGCCTCACCGCCGGCGCGCCCCTCTTCTTCGTATTGCAGACTTCCACCGACGCCAGCGGCAACGCCATCCCCGCGTGGCGCGTGTTCTGGGCGCTCTTCGGCGCGAGCAATCAGTTGCTCGCCGCCCTGACCTTGCTCGGTGTCACGGTCTGGTTGTGGCGCACCTACCGCGCCCAGTGGGTCTGGTGGGTCGTGGGCCTGCCCACCGTCTTCATGTACGCCATGAGCGCCTGGGCCCTGCTTCGCTTTGCCCGCGTGGGCTTCTTTACGCCGGAGTGGGCCTTCAAAGGACTCCCCGCCGAGCCCGTGCCGTGGGTGGCCCTGGTGCTGGTAGGCCTGGCGGCGGTGGTGCTGATCGAGGCGGTGCTGGTGTTTCGCGGGCCCTCCGATCCCCCGAGATCGACGCAGGCTGAGCCGATTACGGCGTAGTCATTGGAAAGAATGGGTCGTATGGGTCGTATGGGTCCTATGGGTCAGTATGTTTCCAACCCCAACCCATAAGACCCATAAGACCCATAAAAAAGGGCTCCTTAACGGTTTCCCCCACAGGAATTCCCCATGCTACTTCGCAGTACTCTCGCCTTCATTGCCGCCACGCTGGTTGCCTTCACGGCTCCGGCCCAGTCGCCCGCCATCACGGATTACCCCACGCCGCAGGAGGCCATCCACGCCCACCCCGGCGTGCGGCTTTTCGTCCCGGCGGGAATTCATAAGATCGATGCCGCCCTGGTTTTCACCGGCGAGGGCGGTGGACTCTACGGTCCCGGCACCATCGAGCAGACCAATCCCGGCGCTACCATTGTGACCATCGAAAATGGCGTCATGACCCGCATCGAGGGCGTCACGCTGACCCGCACCGAATCAGCCGAGCCCGCGCGGGGTCCGGGCCTCTTCATCAACACCAGCCGTCTCATCGAAATTCGTGGGGTTCACGTCCTGAAGGCCCGCGCCCGCGACGCCGCCATCGAGATCCGCAACAGCCAGCAGGTTACCGTGAAGGATTGTCTGGTTCGCGATTACAAGTGCATTGCCATCGATGATCGGACTTCCTCGCCACTGTACGGCTACGCCTTCCGCGCCATCGACGGCACGGGCATCCTGGTCAACGCCAGCACCGGGACCGTCATCGAGTCCAACCGCATCATCGAAGAGACCTACCTGCCCGCCCGGGAGGCCGTGGAACAATACAAGCTGGGTGAGATCACGATTCGCCCGGCGGAGAAGGGCAAACTGATGCCCCAGGACGCGTGGGACACAAACCACGTGAGCAACTGGCATCAGGGCTCCGCCGTGGTCGTCACCAGTCCCCGCGAAACCAGCCACACCATCCTCCGGGGCAACTACCTGCAAAATTGCGCCCAGGGCTTCGACATTCATTCCGACAACGTGATCTGCGCCAACAACATTGTGGACCACGGCTTCATGGGCGTTAAAATGACCCATGGCAGTCGGAATATTGTCGTCGAGGGCAATCTGCTCACCCACATCGATCTCTGGGGCATCCTGGTGAATCCGGGAGCTGCCTCCGAGCATGCCGTCGAGACCAAAGAGGGCGCGCCGCCAAAGCCGGCGAACCACGACAGCGGTATCCTCATCGCCAACAACCAGATCACCGACTTCGGCTACGGACACGAGTACTGGAACTGGGGCGGCAAGAACAACGGCGACAGCAGCTATCCCATTATCCTCATGGGCAAGCAGCTCGAAGAAAACCCGAACATCTCCGACGTGCTGATCCAGGGCAACATCGTCTACGACGCCGGTCGCGACGGGGTGCTGGTGGATGGCGCGCTGGTCTACGAAAAGCCCCGCTACCGCTACGCCCTCCGCATCGACTACACCCCCGACAGCCCGCACTTTCCAAAGAATGTGATCGTGGGCGAGAACCTCTTTCACCCGGGGCG harbors:
- a CDS encoding carbon starvation protein A; the encoded protein is MYLLIIVILSAIVLAVAYRVYGNLLARLLRLDDSAEMPAVTMRDDVDYAPIEPKFLMSQHFSAIAAAGPIVGPILAGVMFGWLPALIWILIGSIFIGGVHDITALVASVRHRARSIAEVVRVHMSRRSYLLFLIFIWIALVYIIVAFTDIVAGSFVGKQVLENGMEVTGGGVATSSLLYLALPIAMGLLLRFTRLSLNWATVIFLPLVGVSIWIGQYIPFDLAQIFGLSEAGARKLWDILLLGYCFAASIAPVWLLLQPRGHLGGYFLYLALGGGMLGLIFGGETAQYPAFIGWNAGNGDPLAPILFITIACGACSGFHSIIASGTTSKQLRKETDAKVIGYGSMILEAMVAVVSLCCVMMLTKEVAQGMGTKPNYIYAQGIGSFLETIGIPAAFGISFGLLAFTTFVYDTLDVCTRLGRYIIQELTGMENAAGRWLGTGLTAGAPLFFVLQTSTDASGNAIPAWRVFWALFGASNQLLAALTLLGVTVWLWRTYRAQWVWWVVGLPTVFMYAMSAWALLRFARVGFFTPEWAFKGLPAEPVPWVALVLVGLAAVVLIEAVLVFRGPSDPPRSTQAEPITA
- a CDS encoding right-handed parallel beta-helix repeat-containing protein, with product MLLRSTLAFIAATLVAFTAPAQSPAITDYPTPQEAIHAHPGVRLFVPAGIHKIDAALVFTGEGGGLYGPGTIEQTNPGATIVTIENGVMTRIEGVTLTRTESAEPARGPGLFINTSRLIEIRGVHVLKARARDAAIEIRNSQQVTVKDCLVRDYKCIAIDDRTSSPLYGYAFRAIDGTGILVNASTGTVIESNRIIEETYLPAREAVEQYKLGEITIRPAEKGKLMPQDAWDTNHVSNWHQGSAVVVTSPRETSHTILRGNYLQNCAQGFDIHSDNVICANNIVDHGFMGVKMTHGSRNIVVEGNLLTHIDLWGILVNPGAASEHAVETKEGAPPKPANHDSGILIANNQITDFGYGHEYWNWGGKNNGDSSYPIILMGKQLEENPNISDVLIQGNIVYDAGRDGVLVDGALVYEKPRYRYALRIDYTPDSPHFPKNVIVGENLFHPGRDGVCNQTLPLGAKE